A single genomic interval of Lynx canadensis isolate LIC74 chromosome A2, mLynCan4.pri.v2, whole genome shotgun sequence harbors:
- the CHDH gene encoding choline dehydrogenase, mitochondrial: MWSVLRGWRRRHLSAWGALGRQRPPSVRALASAGPGTGDEYSHVVVGAGSAGCVLAGRLTEDADRRVLLLEAGPKDMLAGSKRLSWKIHMPAALVANLCDDRYNWCYHTEPQPGLDGRVLYWPRGRVWGGSSSLNAMVYIRGHAEDYNRWQREGAAGWDYEHCLPYFRKAQSHELGANRYRGGDGPLHVSRGKTNHALHRAFLEAAQQAGYPLTEDMNGFQQEGFGWMDMTIHQGKRWSTACAYLHPALSRPNLTAEAQTFVNRVLFEGTRAVGVEYVKNGQSHRAYASKEVILSGGAINSPQLLMLSGVGNADDLRKLGIPVVCHLPGVGQNLQDHLEIYVQQACTLPITLHSAQKPLRKVRIGLEWLWKFTGDGATAHLETGGFIRSQPGVPHPDIQFHFLPSQVIDHGRVPTQQEAYQVHVGTMRGTSVGWLKLRSANPRDHPVIQPNYLSTEADIKDFRQCVKLTREIFAQKALEPFRGKELQPGSHVQSDKEIDAFVRAKADSAYHPSCTCKMGQPSDPTAVVDPQTRVLGVENLRVVDASIMPSVVSGNLNAPTIMIAEKAADIIKGQPALQDKDIPVYKPGSLATQC; the protein is encoded by the exons ATGTGGAGTGTCCTGCGAGGCTGGAGGAGAAGGCATCTGAGCGCATGGGGAGCCCTGGGGCGGCAGCGGCCCCCCAGTGTCCGTGCTCTGGCCAGCGCGGGCCCCGGGACTGGGGACGAGTACAGTCACGTGGTGGTGGGTGCGGGCTCGGCGGGCTGCGTGCTGGCCGGGCGGCTCACCGAGGACGCGGACAGGCGTGTGCTGCTGCTGGAGGCCGGGCCCAAGGACATGCTCGCCGGGAGCAAGCGGCTCTCGTGGAAGATCCACATGCCCGCGGCCCTCGTGGCCAACCTGTGCGATGACAGGTACAACTGGTGCTACCACACGGAACCGCAGCCAGGCCTCGACGGCCGCGTGCTGTACTGGCCGCGCGGCCGGGTCTGGGGAGGCTCGTCGTCGCTCAACGCCATGGTCTACATCCGCGGGCACGCAGAGGACTACAACCGCTGGCAGCGGGAAGGCGCGGCCGGCTGGGACTACGAGCACTGCCTGCCCTACTTCCGCAAGGCGCAGAGCCACGAACTGGGTGCTAACAGGTACCGCGGCGGCGACGGGCCACTACACGTGTCCCGGGGCAAGACCAACCACGCGCTGCACCGCGCCTTCCTGGAGGCGGCGCAGCAGGCTGGCTACCCCCTCACTGAGGACATGAATGGCTTCCAGCAAGAAGGCTTCGGATGGATGGACATGACCATCCACCAAG GCAAGCGCTGGAGCACAGCCTGTGCGTACCTGCATCCAGCACTGAGCCGCCCCAACCTCACTGCCGAGGCCCAGACGTTTGTGAACAGGGTACTGTTTGAAGGCACGCGTGCAGTGGGTGTGGAGTACGTCAAGAATGGCCAGAGTCACCGG gcTTATGCCAGCAAGGAGGTGATTCTGAGCGGGGGCGCCATCAACTCTCCACAGCTGCTCATGCTCTCGGGTGTCGGCAACGCAGACGACCTCAGGAAACTGGGTATCCCGGTGGTGTGCCACCTTCCCG GAGTTGGCCAGAACCTGCAAGACCACCTGGAGATATACGTCCAGCAGGCATGTACCCTCCCCATCACTCTCCATTCAGCACAGAAGCCCTTGAGGAAAGTCCGGATTGGTCTAGAGTGGCTCTGGAAGTTCACAG GGGATGGAGCCACAGCCCATCTGGAAACAGGCGGATTCATCCGGAGCCAGCCTGGGGTCCCTCACCCGGACATCCAGTTCCATTTCCTGCCATCCCAAGTGATCGACCACGGACGGGTCCCCACCCAGCAGGAAGCTTACCAG GTGCATGTGGGGACCATGCGGGGAACGAGTGTGGGCTGGCTCAAACTGAGAAGTGCCAACCCCCGGGATCACCCGGTGATTCAACCCAACTACTTGTCAACAG AAGCCGACATTAAGGACTTCCGACAGTGTGTGAAGCTGACCAGAGAAATTTTTGCTCAGAAAGCCCTAGAACCGTTCCGGGGGAAAGAGCTCCAGCCAGGAAGCCACGTGCAGTCAGATAAAGAGATAGATGCCTTTGTGCGGGCGAAAGCAGACAGCGCCTACCACCCCTCGTGCACCTGTAAGATGGGCCAGCCCTCTGACCCCACTGCCGTGGTGGACCCACAGACCAGGGTGCTTGGAGTGGAAAACCTCAGGGTGGTTGATGCCTCCATCATGCCCAGTGTGGTCAGCGGCAACCTTAACGCCCCCACCATCATGATCGCAGAGAAAGCAGCTGACATCATCAAGGGGCAGCCTGCACTCCAGGACAAGGACATCCCTGTCTATAAGCCCGGAAGTCTGGCCACCCAGTGCTGA